TCAATAAGCAAAACTGTAAAAGTAGTTTCTTCTTTTGTGTCTGCCACCATCAAGAATTCAGCACCACTATATGCCAAAGGGAAAACAACCATATAAGTGTACAACCATTCATGTATTTTTCAATCCCTTCCCTCACAATAAATATCCAAATGAGgtggaaaatcaataaaattaaccTTCCATTCCAACCGTCACACAGCAAGCAAAGGTCCACTCAATTGTCTAAGCAGACAAACAAACCTCAATAGGACAAGCAATTCGCCTCCCTACCAACTTTGAAGAAGTCAACAAGAGCACGAACTTCAGAACCATGGAGAACGTTACATGAGGTCAAATTTGTAGAATTACGAACGAAATCCATAGAATCAGTATCCCGCTTCTAGCCAAAGTCCATATCTCTTCAAGCATAAGAGGACTTTGTGACTACTTTTTCCCCATTACACAATTCACAAGGTAAAACTCCAGATCAGGTAAGTAGGCTTTCAATCCGAAGAATCCATATAGACATGAtcattccttttttcctttttacagaTAAGGATAAAATAAAGTAGAACAAAGATTTTATCGGCAACAAAGCAAAGAGAGCGAAGAACTCCTAAAAGTCCGAGCAGCAAGGCAACAATCCTCGCTGATTCAATACAGTAAGGCCACAACCCGCATTCACAGCATAAGGGACTTTAGACTATGTAAACTAACGAAGTTTAGGTTTCAATTTCCACAGGAGTTACCAAATTCTCCGACGAGATCAAGTATCTAACCTAACGAAATTCAACTTCCATTTCCACAgaaattgtcaatttttttgcCAGATCAAGGAGAAGAAGGTcggaaagaaagaggaggagaagcagATCAGGTGAGGAAGACGGGACCACTCACAGACTTCGAGATCGCTGCTGCAAAACTCGTCATTGCGGCCAAGGCATTGGCAGATGGATGAGTTCCATTGGGATCGGGCAACGGGCTCCCCGACGACGCTGCCGTTCCCCAGCGGGAGGCCATCTGCTGTCCATCCACGAGGGGCAGCATCCTGCCTCTTTTCCGCTGCCCCCTTCTTCTCTTCTGCCGCGCCTTTCGTCGGCAGCAGAGGACTAGCTTCCTCTCCTCCCACCGGCGCTGCCATCTTCTCGCTCCCcgcttctctctcctcttcctccccTCCTCCGCTGCCAAAGGAAGGAAAGAGGGCTGTTTCTCGCTGTTGCCGCGTTCCCTCCTTTCCTTTTATCTACGCGGTGAAGGAGCTCACCGACGACCGCGGCCCCGCCCCCATCTCTTCCGCCCGTCAGCCGTTAGCCTTTTCTTGCGGTATAACCGTAATGCCACAGTATTCCAAAGCCGTACCTAGAATGTTTACTAATTCAAACTAGGGCACCCGTGACAAATTTTTGAGATTCTTACGCAGAAACGTTCGAGGCAGGGGTGAAACTAGGATTGCTTTTTAAGAGGAACCGAATAATATTCTCAAAGTTTATATATGCAGACCGAAtaatatttttcagaatttctgtaataaaatataaacgTAAATTTTTggaaacacttttttttttggcttgttagtgctatatataatatataacataaGTTGCATAATCAAGTTGGTGCAAATGATGAGAAAAGGTTATATGTTGACCTTAAGagggaagaagggcagtagAACCATAGTGGGGGGCCTTATCGAGGCACCAGGCTGTACCTGATGACGATGAAGAACTAAAGATGTTTCAGCCTTTACTCGAGCGGTGAGATTTCCTTCCACTTACCATTACCAATTACCAAGGAGATAACAAAAGCTCATGTCAGGAAAAGGGGATTTCACGCTCTCTTCTCTTATGGCCATAAGACCAAATTGGTCTCACAAATGAGTTCCATAGTTGTTAAATTAGACATGCTTAAGGGCCGGTTTGAAAAGATACCTGGCTTTGGAAGACACTTGGATAAtctttcaaaacaaagttttccAACATTAGACGACTGAATCCCCGTTTGATTATGTACCAACCCCTTTGGTAATGCCCACTACTTGCATTGTGGATGATTGAACCAGACAAGTTGATCAGGGTTGAGTATCTGTTCAAACTTTGAAAGTTTGCTCATTCGAAGCTCAAGCTTCACACAGAGGCCTGGCACTATGGGAAAGCTGTGGAGCTCATGTCCAGTTAAGTGCCAATGGATCAGATGCAATTCAGGAGTTGCACTCCAAGATGCAGCACTCCGTATATTTAACTAATCCAAATTAGTGTACGCATCCCCCCACCTTCGATCAGCACCTCTAGCAGACTGAACACAAAATGGCTGCACAcacgcatgcacacacataaaTCGCACCTGTAACATATGTATTTTCATAACACCGTCTGTTGTACACCATCTAAAAATTGTAATCTTGCAAGTAGGCAAGTCTGTTGTGTACAAGAGTTTTAATGTAAACAGGTAAAATATTGTGGAAAACAATGTTATTCTTGAGCAATAAACCAGTTACTTGTCCACAACAAGAGGCCGCCATCATCAATTATTTAAGTCATCTTCAAGAAACCGCCCTCCATGATCCGTCAATGTGAGGGATCCATGAAATTGGATAATTTTGTAGCCCCTAACGCAAGCCTGCTACCTGTTGAGAGAAGACAAATCCGTCACTTGAAACTTTTCTGATCAACGTAAGAGGTTGAGCAGGAATACTAAATACGGTTCAAATCATGATACAGAGGAAAACTAAGTGCTTGATTGTAGTATATTAATATTCCGTAAACAAGAGATTTCAAGCATACGTAAGTTCCATGGGAATTATCCAAGAAAGCTAaacatattgaaaaaaataaacaaaacagaATACAAGTTTCAGAAAAAAGATGCAGGCACAACAGATCGAGCAGTCATACAAATGTAAAATATCACGAGTGGAAAAGAATGGTGAATGAAGTGGAACAAGAAGGCAAAGCTCCACAGAAAGATGAGCCGCTTTAATTATATGATGACTAGACACCAACTAACACATAATTAGTTGAACCAACAAAAGGATATCTGAAAGAGCTAGTCTGATCTTGTACTAAAAATGATTTTGCCAAAATATATTTGTGACAAGGTGTTTCTGCTTTGGCGCAAGTGCTGTTCCCCTTAGTTTAAGAAACGCCATAATGAGGAATGCATTTGCATTATAAGAAGTTACACCTAGAAGAATGACCTTGCTCAGAGATTCACAGTGAACATCAATGACATATCCAAGCCAGAAGAGACAAGAACTAGGCAGAATGGTGATGCCAGGAAAACAGAAACCCATTGGAAAGTCCTTTTCGTTGCCAGCATAGACAAGAACTAAAGCCACAAATTCACAGTGAGAAACATCAACATATCCAAACCAGAGGAGAAGAAAAACTTGGTAGAATGGTGATGGAAGAAAAGCACTGAAACCCATGTAAGAGTCTCTTTTGTGGCTATCCAGCTCCACAACTAAATCCAGGGCTGCTGCGTCATAACCTCACCAACATGAGAACCAACAGAGCTGTTGCGCCACCTAGCCAACAAGAGAATAAAAGCCATCTCCAAAGAGGTCCATCTTGAGTGCTAAAAGCGAATTATAGAGTTGGTCTAAAGAAGAAAGGTCGATTAAAATGACCTTATTAATGGATAGGCATGAGAGCAACATAATAGGCATTATCCCTTAGCACTATGGTGTCTCCAGCATGATTTCATTACAGCCTACCCTAAATCACAAACTTAGATTTTCTAGGTGCATCCACCACAAGAACATAATAAAAGATGACTCCTTTATCAGGATTAAACTTGCAAGTTGCAATAGTTACTAGTAACAACGAACAACTAGAAAAGGtaaaatatggaaaagaaaattttaattaaaagaagTTGCATAAACCATCATATATTCTCTCAAATACAAGaagcaagaggaaaaaaaggagagaaatcCATTGATAATTGTGGTTTCTAAAAAATATGCCTTACACCAGATCAGACAGAGGACAATAACTTGATGATGCATCTCCCAAACTATGTAAGACATGAGAGAATGTCCTTCTTGGACATTGAAACTTGTCGAGGAGAAATGAACCTGACCAGACGCGATTTAAATGATGAAACTGGTGAGCGACTTTTTCACAGCAAGTATAGCTTATCCTTGCTCCACAGTGAGTGCAGCTCATGCAAAGTGAGCTTTTGAGAGGGATCTCCTTGTGTCTAAGACTCTAAACACATGGATTTTCTATTTTGAGCCCCATATTATACCTCCTAATGTACAAGTCCAATTGTAAGTACCAAGGAATGCCAAATCCACTTGTCTGCCGCTGCTTGAGGGCATTTGGTACACACTCAGGGGAATAACTTGTTCTGTACTGGCAAGGAGATAAACATCACATGTCCAACAGAATATCTTTGCAAGTCTCTCCAATGAAATATTAATTTACATGCTCTTATCTAGCATGAGAAACGTAGAGAACATGAACTGACTGAGAAAGAGGAGGCACTGTTGTGGTGCAAAGCAACAAGAATCAGAAACTAGACAAAACAACCATTGGTGCTTACAGTCTAGTGAAGTAATGGGCCTCTAAAAAAATCAATCTAAATTCGTGGAATAACTTAATGCTGCCAGCATGTCCTTACGAAATTATCATGCAACGTAAACAATCATACATATGATTTTAGCACCTAAAGAGTTTCTCAAGCAAGAAATTGGAGTTGAAGGCAATAAATTAACACACTTGGAACAACCACAAGGACATCAAATGGGTGGGAGCTTGAGCACGCCATAGCAGCTCACTAGCAAAGATGTCTTCATACCAGTGAAATAAAAACGAGAGTTCACATAACAGCAGAATGTAAGGACAAAAGTGGCAATTATCTCTTCTACCAGGATTGGTCACGGTTGTTCTTCTACGCACAGACAGGAGGTTGACAGAAACATCATTGAACTTAAGATTCCAAAACAGCCAGAATTTCTGTTCAAACTTTATGTTTTCTGTACGTGGCAATGAAACACTACAGAGCCTCAAGGAAGCATTTGTGAATTTGCTGAGAATAAACACTTTTCCTTCATTCCTCTGTCAAAGACATCCCAGAGAGATTttcgaaaaataaaaattttggtgATTAGGTGGACAAAATAACTCAGTAAAAGTATCATTTACACTTGAATTGTACTGGATAGgctaaaaataaacaaaaacagCCTGTCAGCCTCTCGATAAATTTGATCTTCTGTAGAAGCAATTGCGCCACTGTGGGTTATCTTTCACACGACCTAGCTCAATTAGAGTAGTAGTTATGCTTGGGGCTGGAGTTATTCATATCAGCAACAAATAAAGAGGATAAATAAATGCAGTATTAAGCTCCTTCCGAATCTTATGTCAAACAGAATTGATCCTTGTGCAGCCACTGCCATAGGCCTTCTCACTCAAGCATTCAGACAGACAGAATGCTTTCACCTGACTTAGTGACGGGCAATGGATCACAGGGACATCTTCCCCAAGAAAGTCGAATGGAATCAACCACTCACATTCCTTCCTGAGACTTAGGAAGTCGTGATATATTTAGAACGCAGCAGATGGCCAACTCGATtaacatgggaaaaaaaaaaaaaaccttaaagaAACCATGTACAGAGTCGGGGCaaagaagcaagagaaaaaaacgAAGATCAAAAGCATACCATATGTCAAAAAAGAGGCACAGAAGAAGGCCAAAACCCGCAACTCAATCGGTCGACTCCTTCCTCTTGAACGCCGCCTTCCTTGCTGCCCTAGCATTGTCATACTCGAACTTAAGCACCTCCGGTATGTGGGTCGTATCTTTGATATAAAAGTACCGACAGATCGCCGTCTCTTCTATTGCTGGAAAGTACTGCACAAGGACAGAGTTCACCATCCAATACCAGATCCCACCGAGGATGATCCCGAGCGTGGCTCCAGCGACGACCTGAGCGACGGTGTGATAACCCAAGTAGACCCTGGAATACATGGTGAGGACGGCCAGAGGCCAAGGGATCAGGGCGATGACGAACTTCCAGCCGGAATTCCCGAACCCAGTGACAGAAGCGGCGGCTGCGGCGCGGATGCGGCTGATCCTGAGGAGGGTAAAGTAGACGGCGAAGAAGAACATGTACTGGGAGTGGCTGGAGGGCCAGCCATGGGAGTCGCAGGCCTCAAGCGCGGCGCAGGTGTCAGGGCGCGATTGCTGGACGGATTTCTTGATGAGCTCGTTGAGGAATTGGGAAATGGTGAGGCCGAGGGCAAAGAAGATGGCCTGGAGCTCGCGGCGGAAGATGAAGTGGGAGAAGAAGCCACCAAGGCTGATGAAGACGGGGACGAGAGAGATCCAAGCAAGGAAAAGCCCCAACCTGTCCCCTCTCTGGTAGCGAACATGCGTTAGGCTTATCGCCTTCAACGCCATGACGAAACCTTCGCAGATTTCCTCTTTCTGCTATGCTCTGGAGACCCACAAAAGGGACGGAAAATCTGGGTGgtgaagagggaagaagaagagttacagaagaagaaaaggatagACTGTCATGGCTGCCGTTTGTGCTTGTGGTGGTGGAAGAACGTGCTGATCATTCCCTTCTGGACTTTTACTCTTCTACACATCTTTTTCCAAACTCGGAGACGGCGAGAAGCTTCCGTTTCTTACTCTCATTCGCTACCCACGATTCTGTGTGCACACGTACTGTACTTTGAAACTGCGTCAGTTACTCGGAAAAAGTTACGTGACCACGAAAGCAGAACAGGGAGGAGCCGTTTCATAGGCCGCAGTTCCACTGCGTGAGttggaagaaaaaattgtagatCTTCAAGAGAGTAAACTTTCCCATCAAAcgcgaaaaaaaaaatagtttgttGCCCGTATAGAACCATTTAGATACAACCTACTCGTAACACGAGATGGCCACCTATTTCAATGGAAACTTGATGAGTCGATCTGcctataaattttgtttttactgTTATATTGAGAGTTACTTCACTTACTTACTGATTTAAAACAGATGGTGATTTGTTTATGTggcttttgatgatttttttttttcaactgaaTAGGTAATTTGATAacccaatgattttttttccttatttgaaAAGACAATTAACCAACATGTTAATTAAGGAGGTGTTTggtggtttgaaattttgattaagaatgaaaatttcaaaatcataattcaTCTTCAAAcggaaagaaaatcaaaattctaggttTTACTTTCCTAATTCTGAAAACAAAACACCCCATTTGTTTAatgattttaatttcttaaaagttAAACATTGTGATTCTCAAATTCTATGATTCTGGGTATATCCAACGCCTCC
This window of the Nymphaea colorata isolate Beijing-Zhang1983 chromosome 2, ASM883128v2, whole genome shotgun sequence genome carries:
- the LOC116248810 gene encoding lipid phosphate phosphatase gamma-like encodes the protein MALKAISLTHVRYQRGDRLGLFLAWISLVPVFISLGGFFSHFIFRRELQAIFFALGLTISQFLNELIKKSVQQSRPDTCAALEACDSHGWPSSHSQYMFFFAVYFTLLRISRIRAAAAASVTGFGNSGWKFVIALIPWPLAVLTMYSRVYLGYHTVAQVVAGATLGIILGGIWYWMVNSVLVQYFPAIEETAICRYFYIKDTTHIPEVLKFEYDNARAARKAAFKRKESTD